The following proteins are co-located in the Microbacterium sp. Clip185 genome:
- a CDS encoding ROK family transcriptional regulator gives MTASEVQRGASLSEPAHTHMTSRGGAFAPGRALRAGVKVLPEHARGHNRSLVLQTLFHRGAMSRADLSRETGLTRVTISDLVAELIGDGFVVEKGMREGSRPGKPAMLVDVDRAGHRIIGLDLSGSDVFIGAVLTLDGDIVSRAETPHPAAASDVLAAVISLAQRLVAEAKAPVLGVGVGTPGVIDDRGIVLTAPNMGWAGFDLEGVLSEALGLEVLVANDANAAVLAEYTFGGSGDDVLLVKVGSGVGSGLLAGGQPMRGSRFAAGEIGHVTVGTDGGPLCACGKVGCLEAWLSVPALTARADAADPDERDTVLRDAGERLGIALAPVVGALDLSEIVLSGPPELLGGVLAQATAEALRTRTLAPFHEGVRVRMTEQGQDIVLRGAAVMVLSATLGVS, from the coding sequence ATGACTGCATCGGAAGTGCAGCGCGGCGCTTCCCTCTCCGAGCCCGCGCACACCCACATGACCTCTCGCGGAGGCGCCTTCGCTCCCGGCCGCGCACTGCGCGCCGGAGTGAAGGTCCTGCCCGAGCACGCTCGCGGGCACAACCGGTCGCTCGTGCTGCAGACGCTCTTCCACCGCGGCGCGATGAGTCGCGCCGATCTCTCGCGCGAGACCGGACTGACGCGCGTCACGATCTCCGACCTGGTCGCCGAGCTGATCGGCGACGGATTCGTGGTCGAGAAGGGGATGCGCGAGGGCAGCCGCCCCGGCAAGCCCGCCATGCTCGTCGACGTCGATCGGGCCGGTCACCGCATCATCGGACTGGACCTCTCGGGAAGCGACGTCTTCATCGGCGCGGTCCTGACCCTCGACGGCGACATCGTCTCGCGCGCCGAGACACCGCATCCGGCCGCCGCATCCGATGTGCTCGCCGCCGTCATCTCGCTCGCCCAGCGACTCGTCGCCGAGGCGAAGGCCCCCGTGCTCGGCGTCGGTGTGGGCACTCCCGGCGTCATCGATGACCGCGGCATCGTGCTCACGGCCCCGAACATGGGGTGGGCCGGTTTCGATCTCGAGGGCGTGTTGAGCGAGGCGCTCGGGCTCGAGGTGCTCGTCGCGAACGACGCGAACGCCGCCGTGCTGGCGGAGTACACGTTCGGCGGCTCAGGCGACGACGTGCTGCTGGTCAAGGTCGGCAGCGGTGTCGGATCGGGCCTGCTCGCGGGCGGCCAGCCCATGCGCGGCAGCCGCTTCGCCGCGGGCGAGATCGGTCACGTGACCGTCGGCACCGACGGCGGCCCGCTCTGCGCGTGCGGCAAGGTCGGCTGCCTCGAGGCGTGGCTGTCCGTGCCGGCGCTGACCGCCAGAGCGGATGCGGCCGACCCGGACGAGCGCGACACGGTGCTCCGGGATGCCGGAGAGCGCCTCGGCATTGCGCTCGCCCCCGTCGTCGGCGCCCTCGATCTGTCGGAGATCGTTCTCTCCGGCCCTCCTGAACTCCTCGGCGGTGTGCTTGCGCAGGCCACCGCCGAGGCCCTCCGCACGCGGACACTCGCCCCTTTCCACGAGGGCGTCCGGGTGCGGATGACGGAGCAAGGCCAGGACATCGTCCTGCGCGGTGCGGCCGTCATGGTCCTTTCGGCGACGCTCGGCGTCTCCTGA
- a CDS encoding carbohydrate ABC transporter permease encodes MAVATQLPVDAVIASGPPPVRRRRRRALTPLLLLSPALVMLAVFIGWPLVQMVVMSFQEFGRAQIFGAPPSFVGLDNYIAVLTDSGFWQVLARSVLLCMVCVAATMVLGVLIALLMTKLGRIMRTAVSVALLLAWAMPALTATIVWGWIFDTQYGLVNYALTQLTGTDWTGHSWLIDPLSFFAVAAIIITWGAIPFVAFSVYAGLGQVPDEVLEAAQLDGAGAFSRFRLIVFPYLRSILVVLLILQVIWDLRVFAQIYALQTIGGVRADTNTIGVYIYSVSMASGDLGSGGAISVILVAIMLVISGYYIRSMLRQEEA; translated from the coding sequence ATGGCTGTCGCCACCCAGCTGCCCGTCGACGCGGTCATCGCGTCCGGGCCCCCGCCCGTACGGCGCCGCCGTCGCCGGGCGCTCACCCCTCTTCTGCTGCTCTCGCCCGCGCTGGTCATGCTCGCCGTGTTCATCGGCTGGCCGCTCGTGCAGATGGTGGTCATGTCGTTCCAGGAGTTCGGCCGTGCGCAGATCTTCGGCGCACCGCCGTCCTTCGTCGGACTCGACAACTACATCGCCGTGCTCACGGACTCGGGATTCTGGCAGGTGCTCGCGCGCAGCGTGCTGCTGTGCATGGTCTGCGTCGCGGCGACGATGGTCCTGGGTGTCCTGATCGCGCTGCTCATGACCAAGCTCGGCCGCATCATGCGCACCGCCGTCTCGGTCGCGCTCCTGCTGGCCTGGGCGATGCCGGCGCTGACCGCCACGATCGTCTGGGGCTGGATCTTCGACACCCAGTACGGCCTCGTCAACTACGCGCTCACCCAGCTGACCGGCACCGACTGGACCGGGCACAGTTGGTTGATCGACCCGCTGAGCTTCTTCGCCGTGGCGGCCATCATCATCACATGGGGCGCGATCCCCTTCGTCGCCTTCTCCGTCTACGCCGGGCTCGGTCAGGTGCCCGACGAGGTGCTGGAGGCCGCCCAGCTGGACGGTGCGGGCGCCTTCTCGCGCTTCCGTCTCATCGTCTTCCCCTACCTGCGCTCGATCCTCGTCGTGCTGCTCATCCTCCAGGTCATCTGGGATCTGCGCGTGTTCGCGCAGATCTACGCCCTGCAGACCATCGGCGGCGTCCGCGCCGACACCAACACGATCGGCGTCTACATCTACAGCGTCTCGATGGCCTCGGGTGACCTCGGCTCGGGCGGCGCGATCTCGGTGATCCTCGTGGCGATCATGCTCGTGATCTCCGGCTACTACATCCGCTCGATGCTCCGTCAGGAGGAGGCATGA
- a CDS encoding carbohydrate ABC transporter permease — MTTRARTRTGRVLLNLAALVVIVCAVFPVYWMINTSLLPASAVRGETPHFWPDQFTLRNYATALGEGGFLGALGTSVTVTGITLVAALLFAFLAAVALSRFRFRSRKSIVVAILVVQMIPAEAMIISTFRVLDGWALVNTIAGLSLVYIAIVLPFTIWTLRGFVQGVPAELEEAAMIDGCSRTGAFWRVTFPLLAPGLVATGVFAFIQAWNEFVFALVILTRPDPQTLPIWLRAFVQVTKATDWSVVMAASTLMALPVVAFFLIVQHRMTGGLVSGAVKG; from the coding sequence ATGACCACGCGCGCACGCACCCGCACCGGCCGGGTCCTGCTGAATCTGGCCGCCCTCGTCGTGATCGTCTGTGCGGTGTTCCCCGTGTACTGGATGATCAACACGTCGCTGCTGCCTGCATCCGCCGTGCGAGGTGAGACGCCGCACTTCTGGCCCGACCAGTTCACGCTGCGCAACTACGCCACAGCCCTCGGCGAGGGCGGGTTCCTGGGCGCGCTCGGCACGTCGGTGACGGTGACGGGCATCACCCTCGTCGCAGCCCTGCTGTTCGCGTTCCTCGCGGCCGTCGCGCTCTCGCGCTTCCGGTTCCGCAGCCGCAAGAGCATCGTCGTTGCGATCCTCGTCGTGCAGATGATCCCCGCGGAAGCCATGATCATCTCGACCTTCCGCGTGCTGGACGGATGGGCCCTCGTCAACACGATCGCCGGCCTCAGCCTCGTCTACATCGCGATCGTGCTCCCGTTCACCATCTGGACCCTGCGCGGCTTCGTCCAAGGCGTGCCGGCGGAACTGGAGGAAGCGGCGATGATCGACGGCTGCAGCCGCACGGGTGCCTTCTGGCGGGTCACCTTCCCGCTGCTCGCGCCGGGCCTCGTCGCCACGGGGGTGTTCGCGTTCATCCAGGCGTGGAACGAGTTCGTGTTCGCGCTCGTCATCCTCACGCGTCCCGATCCGCAGACCCTTCCGATCTGGCTGCGCGCCTTCGTGCAGGTCACCAAGGCGACCGACTGGTCCGTGGTCATGGCCGCATCCACCCTGATGGCCCTGCCGGTCGTCGCGTTCTTCCTGATCGTGCAGCACCGCATGACCGGGGGACTTGTCTCGGGCGCGGTGAAGGGATGA
- a CDS encoding endonuclease domain-containing protein translates to MSLTPWLAAQGGLAHRAVAAEAGFGVRAVRAEAAAGRIRIVRRSWIATSSAPRDLLAAAQAGARLACVSVARHRGWWLPPLLTDRPHLHLRPHAASDGVPADAVAHWSIPLAPPAAHSLLESTEDALRHIARCLSPEAARVVWESAVRTEGISLDTLRRVRWRSPEAVALAREVRGLSDSGLETQVIVRLSPWGVPMTQQAVVAGRRVDILIGERLVVQIDGYTHHRTSAQRGKDIAHDAELRLRGFTVLRFDYAQVVYDWPSVERTIARAIAAGLHLAC, encoded by the coding sequence ATGTCCCTCACTCCCTGGCTCGCCGCACAGGGCGGGCTCGCCCATCGCGCGGTCGCCGCCGAGGCCGGATTCGGCGTGCGCGCCGTCCGCGCCGAGGCGGCCGCCGGCCGCATCCGCATCGTCCGGAGGTCGTGGATCGCCACATCATCCGCACCGCGGGACCTGCTGGCGGCGGCGCAGGCGGGAGCACGACTGGCGTGCGTCTCGGTCGCGCGGCATCGCGGCTGGTGGCTGCCGCCCTTGCTCACCGATCGACCCCACCTGCATCTACGGCCGCACGCCGCATCCGACGGCGTGCCCGCGGATGCGGTCGCCCACTGGAGCATTCCGCTCGCACCGCCGGCTGCGCATAGTCTGCTCGAGTCGACCGAGGACGCGCTGCGCCATATCGCACGCTGCCTGTCCCCCGAGGCCGCGCGTGTCGTATGGGAGTCGGCGGTCCGCACGGAAGGGATCTCCCTGGACACGCTGCGACGGGTGCGCTGGCGTTCCCCCGAGGCCGTCGCGCTCGCGCGCGAGGTCCGCGGCCTTTCCGACTCCGGTCTCGAGACGCAGGTCATCGTGCGGCTGAGTCCTTGGGGCGTGCCCATGACGCAGCAGGCGGTCGTGGCGGGCCGCCGCGTCGACATCCTGATCGGCGAGCGCCTGGTCGTGCAGATCGACGGCTACACCCATCACCGTACGTCCGCGCAGCGGGGCAAGGACATCGCCCACGACGCCGAACTGCGCCTGCGCGGGTTCACCGTGCTGCGCTTCGACTATGCGCAGGTCGTGTACGACTGGCCGAGCGTCGAGCGCACAATCGCGCGCGCCATCGCCGCCGGCCTCCACCTCGCCTGTTGA
- a CDS encoding NADP-dependent isocitrate dehydrogenase gives MPDSTIIYTHTDEAPALATASFLPIVRAVAGQAGVEIATRDISLAGRILAAFPQQLTPEQLVGDALAELGALATLPEANIIKLPNISASIPQLKAAIAELQSQGYDIPNYPDEPNGVEEESVRARYDKIKGSAVNPVLREGNSDRRAPGAVKSYARKHPHRNKAFAEGSKTRVATLGHDDFRSNEISWVSPDDDTLTIRHVDAAGAETVLKSGLKVLPGEIVDATFLSAAALDAFLAETLAAAKADDVLYSVHLKATMMKVSDPIIFGHVVKAFFADVFARYGDQLAAAGLTPNDGLGAILSGLAGLPDGAEIAAAFEQAIASGPRLSYVNSDKGITNLHVPSDVIVDASMPALIRNGGKLWGVDGGEDDTLAVIPDSSYAGVYQAVIEDVIAHGPLDPATIGTVPNVGLMAQAAEEYGSHDKTFEISSAGVVQVVTSAGEVVLESAVEAGDIWRATQTKDIAVRDWVKLAVTRARATGVPAVFWLDEGRAHDAQLIAKVRTYLAEHDTEGLQIEILAPTDATLFSLERLRAGQDTISVTGNVLRDYLTDLFPILEVGTSAKMLSIVPLLAGGGLFETGAGGSAPKHVQQLLAENYLRWDSLGEFFALAASFEHFATFTGNVRAQVLADTLDAATGTFLENDKSPGRALGTIDNRGSHFYLALYWVQELAAQSADAELARAFAPIAQELAAAEETIVAELLAVQGASVEIGGYYHPDIRLVDEVMRPSATLNRIIDAI, from the coding sequence GTGCCTGATTCCACGATCATCTACACGCACACCGACGAGGCTCCGGCGCTCGCCACCGCATCCTTCCTTCCCATCGTCCGCGCCGTCGCCGGCCAGGCGGGGGTCGAGATCGCGACGCGCGACATCTCGCTCGCCGGCCGCATCCTCGCAGCCTTCCCGCAGCAGCTCACCCCCGAGCAGCTCGTCGGCGACGCGCTCGCCGAACTCGGCGCGCTCGCGACGCTGCCGGAGGCCAACATCATCAAGCTGCCGAACATCTCGGCATCGATCCCGCAGCTCAAGGCCGCCATCGCCGAGCTGCAGTCGCAGGGCTACGACATCCCGAACTACCCCGACGAGCCCAATGGCGTCGAGGAGGAGAGCGTCCGCGCGCGCTACGACAAGATCAAGGGCTCGGCGGTCAACCCGGTGCTCCGCGAGGGCAACAGCGACCGCCGTGCCCCCGGCGCGGTGAAGAGCTACGCGCGCAAGCACCCGCACCGCAACAAGGCGTTCGCCGAGGGCTCGAAGACCCGCGTCGCAACCCTCGGACACGACGACTTCCGCTCGAACGAGATCTCCTGGGTCTCGCCCGATGACGACACCCTCACCATCCGCCACGTGGATGCGGCGGGCGCCGAGACGGTGCTGAAGTCCGGCCTCAAGGTGCTTCCGGGCGAGATCGTGGACGCGACGTTCCTCTCGGCTGCGGCGCTGGACGCTTTCCTCGCCGAGACGCTGGCTGCGGCCAAGGCCGACGACGTGCTGTACTCCGTGCACCTCAAGGCGACGATGATGAAGGTCAGCGACCCGATCATCTTCGGCCATGTCGTGAAGGCGTTCTTCGCCGACGTGTTCGCACGCTACGGCGACCAGCTCGCCGCCGCGGGGCTCACGCCGAACGACGGTCTCGGCGCGATCCTCTCCGGGCTCGCGGGTCTGCCCGACGGTGCCGAGATCGCCGCCGCCTTCGAGCAGGCGATCGCCTCGGGTCCGCGCCTGTCGTACGTCAACTCGGACAAGGGCATCACCAACCTGCACGTGCCCTCCGACGTGATCGTCGACGCATCCATGCCCGCGCTCATCCGCAACGGCGGAAAGCTGTGGGGTGTCGACGGCGGCGAGGACGACACCCTCGCGGTCATCCCCGACTCCTCCTACGCCGGTGTCTACCAGGCCGTGATCGAGGACGTCATCGCGCACGGCCCGCTCGACCCTGCCACGATCGGCACCGTCCCGAACGTGGGCCTCATGGCGCAGGCGGCCGAGGAGTACGGCAGCCACGACAAGACCTTCGAGATCTCCAGCGCCGGCGTCGTCCAGGTCGTCACCTCCGCGGGCGAGGTCGTGCTCGAGAGCGCGGTCGAGGCCGGCGACATCTGGCGGGCCACGCAGACCAAGGACATCGCCGTGCGCGACTGGGTGAAGCTCGCCGTCACCCGCGCCCGCGCCACCGGCGTGCCCGCCGTGTTCTGGCTCGACGAGGGCCGCGCGCATGACGCGCAGCTCATCGCCAAGGTTCGCACCTACCTCGCCGAGCACGACACCGAGGGTCTGCAGATCGAGATCCTCGCGCCGACCGACGCGACGCTGTTTTCGCTCGAGCGCCTGCGCGCGGGTCAGGACACCATCTCGGTGACCGGCAACGTCCTGCGCGACTACCTGACCGATCTGTTCCCGATCCTCGAGGTGGGAACGAGCGCCAAGATGCTCTCGATCGTTCCGCTGCTCGCCGGCGGCGGACTCTTCGAGACGGGTGCCGGCGGCTCCGCGCCCAAGCACGTGCAGCAGCTGCTGGCCGAGAACTACCTGCGCTGGGACTCGCTCGGCGAGTTCTTCGCGCTCGCCGCATCCTTCGAGCACTTCGCGACCTTCACCGGCAACGTCCGCGCGCAGGTGCTCGCGGACACGTTGGATGCCGCGACCGGCACGTTCCTCGAGAACGACAAGTCGCCCGGTCGCGCCCTCGGCACGATCGACAACCGCGGCAGCCACTTCTACCTCGCGCTCTACTGGGTGCAGGAGCTCGCCGCGCAGTCGGCGGATGCGGAGCTGGCCCGAGCGTTCGCACCGATCGCGCAGGAGCTCGCGGCTGCCGAGGAGACGATCGTCGCCGAACTGCTCGCGGTACAGGGCGCGTCCGTCGAGATCGGCGGTTACTACCACCCCGACATCCGACTGGTCGACGAGGTCATGCGTCCGTCTGCGACGCTGAACCGCATCATCGACGCCATCTGA
- a CDS encoding ROK family protein, giving the protein MRVGLDVGGTKTDAVVVDARDRVLASVRLATLWGPVGVVETVADAVAALSSLPGIDAAQFTSVGIGMPGQVRRGSGRVTHALNLGVSDLDVAAAVAPRVGLPVHVENDVKAAALGAAALEQPGTSLAFLNLGTGVAAGIVLDGALWRGAGGSAGEVGHISIDPEGPLCRCGGRGCIEALAGGAAIADRWGRPAALPVRDVFDAADAGDALATAIRRDLARAVAAAVRILVLTADVERVVLGGGLTALADRMLPEVRAELERSVAASPFLRSLGLADRMRVLPTGSPAAAVGAAIVGGTAIEQEVSARG; this is encoded by the coding sequence ATGAGGGTCGGACTCGACGTCGGCGGCACCAAGACCGATGCGGTGGTCGTCGACGCCCGGGATCGAGTGCTCGCCTCCGTGCGGCTCGCGACCCTCTGGGGGCCGGTGGGTGTCGTCGAGACCGTCGCCGACGCGGTGGCGGCCCTTTCCAGCCTGCCGGGCATCGACGCCGCACAGTTCACGTCGGTGGGGATCGGCATGCCGGGTCAGGTGCGCCGAGGCTCCGGACGCGTCACCCACGCGCTCAACCTCGGCGTCTCGGATCTGGATGTGGCGGCCGCCGTGGCGCCCCGGGTGGGTCTGCCCGTGCACGTCGAGAACGACGTGAAGGCGGCAGCCCTGGGCGCCGCCGCCCTCGAACAGCCCGGCACGAGTCTCGCGTTCCTGAACCTCGGCACCGGTGTCGCCGCGGGCATCGTGCTCGACGGTGCGCTGTGGCGCGGTGCGGGCGGCTCCGCCGGGGAGGTGGGCCACATCAGCATCGATCCCGAGGGCCCGCTCTGCCGTTGCGGCGGTCGCGGATGCATCGAGGCGCTCGCCGGGGGAGCGGCCATCGCCGACCGATGGGGACGCCCCGCAGCCCTCCCGGTGCGCGACGTCTTCGACGCCGCCGACGCGGGAGATGCGCTCGCCACCGCCATCCGCCGCGATCTGGCCCGGGCTGTCGCTGCGGCCGTGCGCATCCTCGTGCTGACGGCCGATGTGGAACGTGTCGTCCTCGGCGGCGGCCTCACCGCGCTCGCCGACCGGATGCTCCCGGAGGTGCGTGCGGAGCTCGAGCGCAGCGTCGCCGCATCCCCCTTCCTGCGTTCTCTCGGGCTCGCGGATCGGATGCGGGTGCTGCCGACCGGTTCGCCGGCAGCGGCGGTCGGGGCGGCGATCGTGGGAGGAACAGCAATCGAGCAGGAGGTGAGCGCACGTGGCTGA
- a CDS encoding GNAT family N-acetyltransferase — protein MTELRLEELSAATIVAVNNMSLKPGQEQFLAPVSYGVAATVIDPRTSWQRVVLAGDDVVGFVSANFDPHETQEWFRSVLWRINVDADDQGQGIGRFAIEGLVNEARERGMDHVDVIYEAGEGGPEAFFRRVGFEPVGETEFGEVVARIAL, from the coding sequence ATGACCGAACTGCGCCTCGAAGAGCTGTCGGCCGCGACGATCGTCGCCGTGAACAACATGTCACTCAAACCCGGGCAGGAACAGTTCCTCGCCCCGGTCAGCTACGGGGTGGCGGCGACCGTGATCGACCCTCGCACCAGCTGGCAGCGCGTCGTGCTCGCGGGCGACGATGTCGTCGGGTTCGTCAGCGCGAACTTCGATCCGCACGAGACGCAGGAGTGGTTCCGTTCCGTGCTCTGGCGCATCAACGTCGACGCCGACGACCAGGGCCAGGGCATCGGGCGCTTCGCCATCGAAGGCCTCGTGAACGAGGCCCGCGAGCGCGGCATGGATCACGTCGACGTCATCTATGAGGCGGGCGAGGGCGGCCCTGAGGCGTTCTTCCGCCGCGTAGGGTTCGAACCCGTCGGCGAAACCGAGTTCGGCGAGGTCGTCGCCCGCATCGCGCTCTGA
- a CDS encoding L,D-transpeptidase family protein, with the protein MTDLATGPHAQHDTPAEDAGSGDGTTPVYAWAPEEPKPRKRHLGLWIGIPSAVLAVAAVTASLVLIAPGTAVAGVPIGGMTVGGAADALSARLAGATVVLNTPDGDVTVTGADLGASIDARTIAEQAFDAHPLWNVTQWNSAPLVADVTLDPVVATDALRDAAPGAYTDPTDATVTFDSATASYVSTPAEAGEGIDLDQVRTALSEAFSSGEGRTTIDASIIPVDAAITTTDADASVTRLNGILDTIGFYVGDERTVPVDRALAASWLKLGTEDGKLTLSADADAIQKTVDTLAPLVNRAPVDATVVTNAAGEVLRDLTPGAVGRTLGDTSKVADDFAAQLAAGDAAYQLPVTEAPFATTSLHRYSDVNLSTQQATFYENGQVVNSWPISSGLGENATPTGNFTVFAHVRMQDMGCTPTSTYCTKDVPWVTYFAPDIGFHGTYWHNNFGNPMSHGCINMPIDQAAWAYEFLSKGSEVSVHY; encoded by the coding sequence GTGACGGATCTGGCAACCGGACCGCACGCGCAGCACGACACGCCGGCGGAAGACGCCGGGTCCGGCGACGGCACGACGCCCGTCTACGCGTGGGCCCCCGAAGAGCCCAAGCCTCGCAAGCGCCACCTCGGCCTCTGGATCGGCATCCCCTCCGCCGTCCTCGCGGTCGCGGCGGTCACGGCATCCCTCGTGCTCATCGCGCCCGGGACCGCCGTCGCCGGCGTTCCGATCGGCGGGATGACGGTGGGCGGCGCCGCCGACGCATTGTCGGCCCGCCTCGCCGGCGCGACCGTGGTGCTGAACACGCCCGACGGCGACGTCACCGTGACCGGCGCCGACCTGGGAGCGTCGATCGACGCGCGCACGATCGCAGAGCAGGCATTCGATGCCCACCCGCTGTGGAACGTGACCCAGTGGAACTCCGCGCCGCTCGTCGCCGACGTGACACTCGACCCCGTCGTCGCCACCGACGCTCTTCGCGACGCGGCTCCGGGCGCTTACACCGACCCCACCGATGCGACCGTGACGTTCGACTCCGCGACCGCGTCCTATGTGTCCACCCCCGCGGAGGCCGGCGAGGGCATCGACCTCGATCAGGTGCGCACCGCTCTCAGCGAGGCGTTCTCCTCCGGCGAGGGTCGCACCACGATCGACGCCTCCATCATCCCGGTGGACGCGGCCATCACGACAACGGATGCCGACGCTTCCGTCACGCGGTTGAACGGCATCCTCGACACGATCGGCTTCTACGTCGGCGACGAACGCACCGTGCCCGTGGACCGCGCACTGGCCGCCTCGTGGCTGAAGCTCGGCACCGAGGACGGCAAGCTCACGCTCTCGGCCGACGCCGACGCCATCCAAAAGACCGTCGACACGCTGGCGCCGCTCGTGAACCGCGCGCCGGTGGACGCCACCGTCGTCACGAACGCCGCGGGCGAGGTGCTTCGCGACCTGACGCCCGGTGCGGTCGGACGCACACTCGGCGACACCTCCAAGGTGGCCGACGACTTCGCGGCTCAGCTCGCCGCGGGCGACGCCGCGTACCAGCTCCCCGTGACCGAGGCACCGTTCGCGACGACCTCACTCCACCGTTACTCCGACGTGAACCTCAGCACGCAGCAGGCGACGTTCTACGAGAACGGCCAGGTCGTCAACAGCTGGCCGATCTCCTCCGGGCTCGGCGAGAACGCAACGCCGACGGGCAATTTCACCGTCTTCGCGCACGTCCGCATGCAGGACATGGGCTGCACGCCCACATCGACGTACTGCACCAAGGACGTCCCCTGGGTGACGTACTTCGCCCCGGACATCGGCTTCCACGGCACCTACTGGCACAACAACTTCGGTAACCCGATGAGCCACGGCTGCATCAACATGCCGATCGACCAGGCGGCATGGGCCTACGAGTTCCTCTCCAAGGGGTCCGAGGTCTCGGTCCACTACTGA
- a CDS encoding extracellular solute-binding protein, producing MKKFLPAVALMGASAIALAGCAGTGGGSSSGGSAQIRVWLVGTDTPQDARDYLVKTFEDQNPGSTLVIEEQQWTGLVDKLTTSLSSNDSPDVVEMGNTQAPAFTSSGALLSLGDIKDELGGSDLLPGFVEAGSWDGDLYAAPYYSGSRVVFYNTAQYAQAGVSVPTTLDEYVSNGVTLATALPGVSGVYFPGKDWYNGLPFIWENGGEVAVQDDDGSWDAQLSSPESIAGLEQVQELMTKASLAPKDGDETEGWVPFRTQQAATYSAPSWAYWSIVADEDKQPTAVAETTGEFALPGAKGGAAQVFAGGSNVGIAAKSKNPELAKSALEIMLSDEYQTILAEAGLVPAKTSLGDKVAAATPELASVIASAAANAKLTPASPKWADVEAQGIMQDLFVNIAGGGDVASLAAAADEQIESILNG from the coding sequence ATGAAGAAGTTCCTCCCAGCCGTCGCCCTGATGGGCGCATCGGCGATTGCGCTTGCCGGATGCGCGGGGACAGGAGGCGGCTCGTCGAGCGGCGGCAGCGCGCAGATCCGTGTCTGGCTCGTCGGCACCGACACCCCTCAGGACGCCCGCGACTATCTCGTGAAGACGTTCGAGGATCAGAATCCCGGTTCCACGCTGGTCATCGAGGAGCAGCAGTGGACCGGACTCGTCGACAAGCTCACCACGAGCCTGTCGTCCAACGACAGCCCCGACGTCGTCGAGATGGGCAACACGCAGGCCCCGGCGTTCACATCGAGCGGCGCGCTGCTGAGCCTGGGCGACATCAAGGACGAGCTCGGGGGATCGGACCTGCTCCCTGGGTTCGTCGAGGCCGGCAGCTGGGACGGCGACCTTTACGCCGCCCCCTACTACTCGGGCTCCCGTGTCGTGTTCTACAACACGGCGCAGTACGCGCAGGCCGGCGTCTCGGTGCCCACGACCCTCGACGAGTACGTGTCGAACGGCGTGACCCTCGCGACGGCGTTGCCCGGTGTCTCGGGCGTGTACTTCCCCGGCAAGGACTGGTACAACGGGTTGCCCTTCATCTGGGAGAACGGCGGCGAGGTCGCCGTTCAGGACGATGACGGCAGCTGGGATGCCCAGTTGTCGAGCCCGGAGTCGATCGCAGGGCTCGAGCAGGTGCAGGAGCTCATGACGAAGGCGTCTCTCGCGCCCAAGGACGGCGACGAGACCGAGGGATGGGTGCCCTTCCGCACACAGCAGGCCGCGACCTACTCCGCGCCCAGCTGGGCCTATTGGTCGATCGTGGCCGACGAGGACAAGCAGCCGACCGCTGTCGCCGAGACGACCGGCGAGTTCGCTCTGCCCGGCGCCAAGGGCGGTGCGGCACAGGTGTTCGCCGGCGGCTCCAACGTCGGCATCGCGGCCAAGTCGAAGAACCCGGAGCTGGCGAAGTCGGCGCTGGAGATCATGCTGAGCGACGAGTACCAGACGATCCTGGCCGAGGCGGGTCTCGTGCCCGCCAAGACGTCGCTGGGCGACAAGGTCGCCGCCGCCACGCCGGAGCTCGCATCCGTCATCGCGTCGGCTGCAGCCAACGCCAAGCTGACGCCGGCATCGCCGAAGTGGGCGGATGTGGAGGCGCAGGGCATCATGCAGGACCTGTTCGTCAACATCGCCGGCGGAGGCGACGTCGCCTCGCTCGCGGCTGCTGCCGACGAGCAGATCGAGTCCATCCTCAACGGCTGA